A stretch of Leptospira bouyouniensis DNA encodes these proteins:
- a CDS encoding sensor histidine kinase, with the protein MKSVIKRIGLRYLLNLGVNNQLDLQTSVRVQLSNLIAILGIVSNIQYSILFTIAGAPNVMTMNVIHFFVICTLSYILYLNQKEKYSLARIILVFTISVPLLFVSFISFGKSGGFYYYFLVFALAPFVLFSYEEKFWILIVFLSNNLFYVWFEFFGKPGEFIKGTLLFDSFIQELFRINSVLSSLFFVALIMFYFLRNTNRIQKEMIRTNAHKDKIFSILAHDLKGPIGTMNSFLGYLTENIPEKDELVVALKELKKSTNQSFLVLENLLDWARNESKKIPIHMEILSLISIVQNAKDILDLQATDKKIRWEIIVPDHIKVFCDERMISTVIRNLFSNAIKFSYPNGTVSIKGIHLGKYAELTISDLGIGMSKDQIKQIENGNPFPTTFGTQGEKGTGLGLLVCKEMLKNQGCTMNVTSSPNLGTKITIQIPNSF; encoded by the coding sequence ATCTGTAATCAAACGAATTGGATTACGATATCTTCTAAACTTAGGAGTAAACAATCAATTAGACTTACAAACTTCTGTTAGAGTTCAACTTTCTAATCTCATCGCGATACTGGGAATTGTTTCAAATATTCAATATTCGATTTTATTTACAATCGCAGGCGCACCGAACGTTATGACAATGAACGTGATTCACTTTTTCGTGATTTGTACTTTATCCTATATTTTATACTTAAATCAAAAGGAAAAATATTCATTAGCAAGAATCATCTTAGTATTTACGATTTCTGTTCCATTGTTATTCGTTTCCTTTATTAGTTTTGGCAAATCTGGTGGTTTTTATTATTATTTTTTAGTTTTTGCATTGGCTCCATTTGTTTTGTTTTCCTATGAGGAAAAGTTCTGGATCTTAATTGTATTTTTATCGAATAACTTATTTTATGTTTGGTTTGAATTTTTTGGAAAACCAGGTGAATTTATCAAAGGAACTTTATTATTTGATTCGTTTATCCAAGAGTTATTTCGAATCAATTCCGTTTTATCCAGTTTATTCTTTGTCGCACTTATCATGTTTTATTTTCTAAGAAATACGAACCGAATCCAAAAAGAAATGATTCGTACAAATGCACACAAAGATAAAATTTTTTCTATATTAGCGCACGATTTAAAAGGGCCAATCGGTACGATGAATTCGTTTTTAGGATATTTAACTGAAAACATACCTGAAAAAGATGAATTGGTCGTCGCCTTAAAAGAATTAAAGAAAAGTACAAATCAATCATTTTTAGTATTGGAGAACTTACTCGATTGGGCAAGAAATGAATCTAAAAAAATCCCAATTCATATGGAAATATTAAGTTTAATTTCTATAGTTCAAAATGCAAAAGATATATTGGATCTACAAGCAACTGATAAAAAGATCAGGTGGGAAATAATTGTTCCAGATCATATAAAAGTTTTTTGTGATGAACGAATGATCAGTACGGTGATTCGAAATTTGTTTTCTAATGCTATCAAATTTTCGTATCCCAATGGGACAGTATCTATCAAAGGAATCCATTTAGGTAAATATGCTGAATTAACCATCTCAGATTTGGGAATTGGAATGTCTAAAGATCAAATCAAACAAATTGAAAATGGAAATCCTTTTCCGACGACTTTTGGTACGCAAGGCGAAAAGGGGACAGGATTAGGTCTGCTTGTTTGCAAAGAGATGCTTAAAAATCAAGGTTGTACGATGAATGTGACAAGTTCACCAAATCTTGGTACAAAAATCACAATCCAAATTCCAAACTCTTTTTAA
- a CDS encoding NAD(P)-binding domain-containing protein, translating to MWPKFYFNWLRKNSPTGSVEVYPEISDSYETNLPNVFVIGDLTGVPLLKMAAESGVQVWKYIPQLSNDHLDVVIIGSGPAGVSCAMEAKRLGKKYLVLESNLPFQTIQSYPNKKPIFAEPKNFITNSSIRIIDTVKEDLLKDLNKILNDNPIQIETNQRVVNIKKANVGYVLETESGSIFKTNAVVIAMGKSGDPKKLGIKGENEANVSYRLIDPKDTTGLSVVIVGGGDTAIESALLCAEFAKETTIIHRGKEFNKAKSDNIDLILELESQGKVNIIYESEVSEITSTSVLIKNQQSAKKIKADLVFIMIGTLPPIGFFKRVGIKLQNEKKVLDWVGLTGLVTFAMAAYFGKASFYGPSWFSFLASISAFVSTLSLICYSGILLAKKQTKFDLWKVLKICYYLFAFSYFLTVYFLSTYQQFHLFGKYPAFHYTFLYSLTILVFGIRRILVRKTQYIYYQTLTLIGVQVFFLFLLPELILPALGEFGYLGSENGFIRKEIFPSDSYWKAYGFILAWPLSMGVLYDGGITKFWLIYGLSFSFILIPLLVYHYGKGAYCGWICSCGGLAETLGDEYRQKMPHSKTAYKWEHSGQYILFLAATLTILKLIGVFGKSIYPNLELGENIADSVKWVYDIVVDIGLAGVVGVGFYFFYSGRVWCRMFCPLASLMHIYARFSQFRIFSDKKKCISCNICTKNCHQGIDVMGYASRGIAMDSVQCVRCSACVSLCPTDVLEFGKLKKEVIQYDKLEAKSRK from the coding sequence ATGTGGCCCAAATTTTATTTTAACTGGTTACGAAAAAATTCCCCCACCGGATCTGTCGAAGTTTATCCTGAAATTTCGGATTCTTACGAAACAAATTTACCGAATGTTTTTGTAATTGGAGACTTAACAGGTGTTCCGCTCTTAAAGATGGCAGCCGAAAGTGGAGTTCAAGTTTGGAAATATATTCCGCAACTCTCCAACGACCATCTCGATGTCGTTATCATTGGTTCAGGGCCTGCGGGAGTATCCTGTGCGATGGAAGCAAAACGTTTAGGAAAAAAATACTTGGTTTTGGAATCAAATCTTCCCTTCCAAACGATTCAAAGTTATCCAAATAAAAAACCAATCTTTGCGGAACCAAAGAATTTTATAACAAATTCTTCCATCCGAATTATTGATACTGTTAAAGAAGATCTATTAAAAGACTTAAATAAAATCCTAAATGATAATCCTATTCAAATCGAAACAAACCAAAGAGTTGTTAATATTAAAAAAGCAAATGTAGGTTATGTTTTAGAAACAGAATCTGGATCAATTTTTAAAACAAATGCAGTAGTGATCGCAATGGGTAAATCAGGTGATCCAAAAAAATTAGGGATTAAAGGCGAAAATGAAGCCAATGTCTCTTATCGACTTATTGATCCGAAAGATACAACTGGTTTATCCGTGGTGATTGTTGGTGGAGGAGATACAGCCATTGAATCTGCACTCCTTTGTGCAGAGTTTGCAAAAGAAACTACAATCATTCATCGAGGAAAGGAATTTAACAAAGCAAAATCAGATAACATAGACTTAATTTTAGAATTGGAATCACAAGGAAAGGTGAATATCATTTATGAATCTGAGGTAAGTGAGATTACCTCTACTTCAGTTTTGATTAAAAACCAACAATCCGCAAAAAAAATTAAAGCTGATTTGGTTTTTATCATGATCGGAACACTTCCACCCATAGGATTTTTCAAACGGGTTGGAATCAAATTACAGAATGAAAAAAAAGTTTTGGATTGGGTGGGACTTACGGGATTGGTAACGTTTGCAATGGCTGCTTATTTTGGAAAAGCTTCCTTTTACGGACCATCTTGGTTTTCTTTTCTTGCTAGCATTTCAGCTTTTGTTTCCACTCTCAGTTTGATCTGTTATAGTGGGATCTTATTGGCTAAAAAACAGACAAAATTTGATTTATGGAAAGTTTTGAAAATTTGTTATTACCTCTTTGCGTTTAGTTATTTTTTAACTGTTTATTTTTTGTCAACCTACCAACAATTCCATTTATTTGGAAAATATCCGGCTTTCCATTATACATTTTTATACTCACTTACAATTTTAGTTTTTGGTATCCGTAGAATTTTGGTTCGTAAAACCCAATACATTTATTACCAAACATTAACATTAATAGGAGTTCAAGTTTTCTTTTTATTTTTGCTTCCTGAGCTGATATTACCTGCGTTAGGTGAATTTGGTTATTTAGGAAGTGAGAATGGGTTCATAAGAAAAGAAATTTTTCCTTCAGACTCTTATTGGAAAGCTTATGGATTTATCCTTGCATGGCCATTAAGTATGGGAGTTTTATATGATGGTGGTATCACAAAGTTTTGGTTAATATATGGACTTTCTTTTAGTTTTATTTTGATTCCGCTGTTAGTGTACCATTATGGGAAAGGAGCCTATTGTGGTTGGATATGTTCTTGCGGAGGACTTGCAGAAACACTAGGAGATGAATATAGACAAAAAATGCCTCATTCAAAAACGGCATATAAATGGGAACATTCGGGGCAATATATTTTGTTCTTAGCTGCTACTCTCACAATCTTAAAACTTATTGGCGTATTTGGTAAGTCGATTTATCCCAATTTAGAATTGGGAGAGAACATAGCAGATTCGGTTAAATGGGTATATGATATTGTTGTTGATATTGGTCTTGCAGGAGTTGTTGGCGTAGGATTTTATTTTTTTTATTCAGGTCGAGTTTGGTGCCGAATGTTTTGTCCTTTAGCATCTTTAATGCATATTTATGCCAGGTTTAGCCAATTTAGAATTTTTTCTGACAAAAAGAAATGTATCTCATGTAATATTTGTACTAAAAATTGTCACCAAGGAATTGATGTGATGGGTTATGCAAGCAGGGGAATCGCTATGGATAGTGTACAATGTGTCCGCTGTTCTGCTTGTGTATCATTATGCCCAACGGATGTTTTAGAATTTGGAAAATTGAAAAAGGAAGTGATTCAATATGATAAATTAGAAGCGAAATCCAGGAAATAA
- a CDS encoding glycerate kinase type-2 family protein, giving the protein MSTKDDILFLFEQGIKAANPEFLFEDFWKKNPGLEQTFNDQNKKLFVFALGKAAYSMAMSFSHYFPVNKGFILTKYGHLPSEKLKMREDSIWKYREASHPILDQNSIDFGMEVLKILKELGSNDRLVVLLSGGASSLFEVPIDGYALNDLVSIQDQLLRSGKTIQEINQERKKYSTVKGGKLLKELNEELEVFSFVISDVIGDDPNSIGSGPTFPSRNYFILGNLSRSIENIVFEATNLGYKTKQISDTWTESTKETSILIEKEFLTALESPEKQIVLLGGEMVCPVFGNGLGGRNQEVSLRVAILLGKHKVNREWAFLSGGTDGTDGPTDAAGGVVGNQTIPDLKAKHWDPIEQLENSNSYPILKDVDALVMTGPTGTNVNDILILLVDSAKA; this is encoded by the coding sequence ATGTCAACTAAGGATGACATTCTTTTTTTATTTGAGCAGGGAATAAAGGCAGCAAATCCAGAATTTTTGTTCGAAGACTTTTGGAAAAAAAATCCAGGATTAGAACAAACATTTAATGATCAGAATAAGAAATTATTTGTTTTTGCATTGGGAAAAGCTGCTTATTCGATGGCTATGTCATTTTCTCATTATTTTCCGGTAAACAAAGGTTTTATACTTACAAAGTACGGACATCTGCCATCAGAAAAGCTAAAAATGAGAGAAGATTCAATTTGGAAATATAGGGAAGCTTCTCACCCTATTCTTGATCAAAATTCTATCGATTTTGGAATGGAAGTATTAAAAATACTCAAAGAACTAGGATCTAATGATCGTTTAGTGGTTCTCCTTTCTGGAGGTGCTTCTAGTTTATTTGAAGTACCGATTGACGGATATGCATTAAACGATTTGGTTTCCATTCAAGATCAATTACTAAGAAGTGGAAAAACAATTCAGGAAATTAACCAGGAAAGGAAAAAATATTCCACAGTAAAGGGTGGTAAACTTTTAAAAGAACTAAACGAAGAGTTAGAAGTATTCTCTTTTGTGATTTCAGATGTCATCGGCGATGATCCAAATTCAATTGGATCAGGTCCAACCTTTCCAAGTCGTAATTATTTTATCTTAGGAAATCTTTCTAGATCTATCGAAAACATTGTTTTCGAGGCAACAAATTTAGGATATAAAACCAAACAAATCAGTGATACTTGGACAGAGTCAACGAAGGAAACTTCTATCTTGATAGAAAAAGAATTTCTAACTGCATTGGAGTCTCCAGAAAAACAAATCGTATTACTTGGCGGAGAAATGGTATGTCCTGTTTTTGGAAATGGACTTGGTGGTAGGAACCAAGAAGTATCCCTTCGGGTTGCCATTTTATTAGGTAAGCACAAAGTAAATCGTGAATGGGCATTTTTATCAGGTGGGACTGACGGAACGGATGGACCTACAGATGCGGCCGGTGGAGTTGTTGGCAATCAAACCATACCCGATTTGAAGGCAAAACATTGGGACCCAATAGAACAATTAGAAAATTCAAATTCTTATCCAATCCTAAAAGATGTAGATGCCCTTGTAATGACAGGTCCTACTGGTACCAATGTGAATGATATACTGATCTTGTTAGTTGACAGTGCGAAAGCCTAA
- a CDS encoding C69 family dipeptidase: MCDTSLATEKFTKTQKRIFAKNSDREPNEAQSILHLPRIEHPKNSVLKTTYIEIPQTNVTFEVFLSKPFHMWGAEMGVNEFGVCIGNEAVFTNLKINKKNNGLTGMDLIRLVLERSKTAKDALFLITELLEKYGQDACGGYQNQSFFYHNSFIIADRTDGYVLETADRYWVAKKIDSFYAISNGLTIESDFDYSSTNLIQKLKYKSNKDFSFKNYFSDSFYTYMSHCTDRRNLHQITAEQFQNKHTTYNSKLAIETLKIHSIDTDEFEPCNSSMKSLCLHATGPTTPNQTNGSLVVEWDTSETNQDPMRVFYTGTSTPCLSLFKPFFFGTKNFINASSLESDGKYEDTLWWLHESIARKANFDYQGVRSILVPSLVGLQESVFTLTKDSIPIQKKEEIQWRFLKDHVNILKKIYDELLISKIGKSRWQNPLFQLYWSGQNKKLGFRTVN; encoded by the coding sequence ATGTGTGATACATCCCTTGCCACTGAAAAATTTACAAAAACTCAAAAAAGAATCTTTGCAAAAAACTCTGATAGAGAACCAAATGAGGCCCAATCGATACTTCACTTGCCAAGGATCGAACATCCCAAAAATTCAGTTTTAAAGACCACATATATAGAGATTCCACAAACGAACGTTACATTCGAAGTTTTTTTATCGAAACCATTTCATATGTGGGGAGCTGAAATGGGAGTGAATGAATTTGGTGTTTGTATTGGAAATGAAGCAGTATTTACAAACCTTAAGATCAATAAAAAAAACAATGGCTTAACGGGGATGGATTTAATTCGTTTGGTATTAGAACGATCCAAAACAGCCAAAGATGCATTATTTTTAATAACGGAACTTTTAGAAAAATATGGGCAGGACGCTTGCGGTGGTTATCAAAATCAAAGTTTCTTTTATCACAATAGTTTTATCATCGCTGATCGTACAGATGGATATGTCTTAGAAACTGCAGATCGATATTGGGTTGCTAAAAAAATTGATTCATTTTATGCAATCTCGAATGGGTTGACCATTGAATCTGACTTTGATTATTCATCTACTAATTTAATTCAAAAATTAAAGTACAAATCTAATAAAGATTTTTCATTCAAAAATTATTTCAGTGATTCATTTTATACATATATGAGTCACTGCACCGATCGCAGAAATCTACATCAAATCACAGCAGAACAATTTCAAAATAAACATACGACATATAATTCAAAACTTGCGATTGAAACTTTAAAAATTCACTCGATTGACACGGATGAATTTGAACCTTGCAACTCCTCTATGAAATCACTTTGCCTTCATGCAACTGGTCCGACAACACCGAATCAAACAAATGGAAGTTTGGTTGTAGAATGGGACACTTCAGAAACTAATCAAGACCCTATGAGAGTTTTTTATACCGGAACATCAACACCTTGTTTAAGTTTATTCAAACCATTCTTTTTTGGAACAAAAAACTTTATCAATGCATCTAGTTTAGAATCAGATGGGAAGTATGAAGACACTTTATGGTGGTTACATGAATCTATTGCTCGCAAAGCAAATTTTGATTACCAAGGAGTAAGATCGATTCTTGTTCCCTCTCTTGTTGGTTTACAAGAATCGGTATTTACTCTTACAAAAGACTCAATCCCTATACAAAAAAAGGAAGAGATACAATGGAGATTTTTAAAAGACCACGTTAATATACTTAAAAAAATTTATGATGAATTATTAATTTCTAAAATTGGAAAAAGCAGATGGCAGAATCCATTGTTCCAACTTTATTGGAGTGGACAAAATAAAAAATTAGGCTTTCGCACTGTCAACTAA
- a CDS encoding cation-translocating P-type ATPase, whose translation MQSIPKQFSEFMTMGLTSDLVKKNRSVYGANEISTSNKNSFFRMLFGVVTEPMILLLISISIVYLLLGDRGEALLLLCSVVGIICITFYQEKKTETAISALRSLASPRTNVIRDGKIFRIEGRDVVFGDLIILNEGDRIPADAELLSDRLFSCDESLLTGESIPVNKPVGHLVYCGALVVGGEGICRINAVGNHTEIGKIGKKIAEESVGRTLLEIEVTKLVRNLFFVAASLCIILALYFGFVKSLWLQGLLSGLTLAIGLMPEELPLVLTIFFALGAYRLSTKNVLVRRSSIIETLGAATVLCSDKTGTITKNKMKVGKITSKENAENIEFGSDISQPSKEILQFAYFASKHPSFDPMDIAITDCMNEFYQNGDLSLLSIKDFPLTPEQLTMVRVLKEDDSYVCYVKGSPEAVFELCQLGIKDLDFWTKKTNELANEGYRVLAVAKSTSPVKNIPDQRNSLPYTIFGLISFLDPIREIVPTAINTAYESGIRVIMITGDYPETAKNIAKQIGLKNSEQVYTGKELSLLSEVELTKVLNDCNVFSRVSPEDKWKLVRILKSKGEIVAMTGDGVNDAPALRTANIGVAMGERGTDVAREAADIVLLDDSFSSILESVRIGRQIFDNLKKALGYLIGVHIPIVGITFFPILFDWPIIVLSAIHIVFMEMVIDPTCTIVFENEDAEFDLMKRMPRDAAEPLLDRELFTNSLIQGFYSLLSVVSTYWITLKFLKDSSSNQAVSTATFVTLVFSNLFLILANRSLHESMWSRMRIKNSMIYYVFIGTVGVLLLSIYLPGMNSLFRFVPLNFLQFMVAILVAFIGVLFYDMTKVSVSKWLRRN comes from the coding sequence ATGCAATCAATACCGAAACAATTTTCAGAATTCATGACGATGGGGTTAACCTCCGATTTGGTAAAAAAGAACCGTTCAGTCTACGGTGCAAACGAGATCAGTACTTCCAATAAAAATAGTTTCTTTCGGATGTTATTTGGCGTTGTCACTGAACCAATGATTTTGCTTCTCATTTCCATTAGTATAGTTTACTTACTACTTGGTGACCGAGGTGAGGCCTTACTATTGTTATGTTCAGTTGTTGGAATTATTTGTATCACTTTTTACCAAGAAAAAAAAACAGAAACGGCAATTTCAGCACTTAGATCGTTAGCCAGCCCTCGTACAAATGTCATACGTGATGGCAAAATTTTTCGAATTGAAGGGAGAGACGTGGTTTTTGGTGATCTCATCATTTTAAATGAAGGAGACCGCATTCCAGCGGATGCCGAACTATTATCTGATCGATTATTTTCATGTGATGAATCATTGTTAACTGGTGAGTCAATTCCGGTAAATAAGCCTGTAGGACATTTAGTTTATTGTGGTGCTTTGGTTGTTGGTGGAGAAGGGATTTGTAGAATAAATGCAGTTGGGAACCATACAGAAATCGGAAAAATCGGTAAAAAAATTGCAGAGGAATCTGTAGGAAGAACTTTATTAGAAATTGAAGTTACAAAACTAGTTAGAAATTTGTTTTTTGTAGCTGCCAGTTTATGTATCATTTTAGCATTATATTTTGGTTTTGTAAAATCACTATGGTTGCAAGGCTTATTATCTGGTTTAACGCTTGCTATTGGTTTGATGCCAGAAGAGTTACCTTTGGTACTGACAATCTTTTTTGCGTTAGGGGCTTATCGTTTGAGTACTAAAAATGTATTAGTACGAAGATCATCTATTATTGAAACATTAGGGGCAGCAACTGTCTTATGTTCAGATAAAACAGGCACTATCACTAAAAATAAAATGAAGGTCGGGAAAATTACATCTAAAGAAAATGCAGAAAATATAGAATTTGGATCTGACATTTCGCAACCTTCAAAGGAGATCTTACAATTCGCATATTTTGCATCAAAACATCCTAGTTTTGATCCTATGGATATAGCTATCACGGATTGTATGAACGAATTCTATCAAAATGGAGATTTGTCTTTATTATCAATTAAAGATTTTCCTTTGACTCCTGAGCAGTTAACTATGGTTAGAGTTTTAAAGGAAGATGATAGTTATGTTTGTTATGTGAAAGGATCTCCTGAAGCAGTATTTGAGTTATGTCAATTGGGTATAAAGGATCTAGATTTTTGGACAAAAAAAACAAATGAACTTGCAAACGAAGGATATCGAGTATTAGCAGTAGCAAAGTCAACATCACCTGTAAAAAATATTCCAGATCAAAGAAATTCTTTACCATATACAATATTTGGTTTAATTTCTTTCTTAGATCCGATTCGTGAAATAGTGCCAACGGCTATAAATACCGCTTACGAATCGGGTATACGTGTGATTATGATAACAGGCGATTATCCTGAAACGGCAAAAAATATCGCAAAACAAATTGGATTAAAAAATTCTGAACAAGTGTATACGGGCAAGGAGTTATCACTATTAAGTGAAGTTGAATTAACCAAAGTTTTGAATGACTGTAATGTGTTTTCACGAGTTAGTCCTGAAGACAAATGGAAACTTGTTCGAATTTTAAAATCCAAAGGTGAAATTGTAGCAATGACTGGTGATGGCGTAAATGACGCACCTGCTTTGAGAACAGCTAACATTGGAGTCGCTATGGGCGAACGAGGAACAGATGTTGCGAGAGAAGCTGCCGATATCGTATTGTTAGACGACTCATTCTCTTCCATATTAGAATCTGTCAGGATTGGCAGACAGATTTTTGACAATCTCAAAAAAGCATTAGGGTATTTAATTGGAGTCCATATTCCCATCGTAGGGATTACTTTTTTCCCAATTTTATTTGATTGGCCAATCATTGTTTTGTCGGCCATACACATTGTTTTTATGGAAATGGTAATCGATCCAACTTGTACGATCGTTTTTGAAAATGAAGATGCGGAATTTGATCTGATGAAACGTATGCCAAGGGATGCAGCCGAACCATTATTGGATCGAGAATTATTTACGAATTCTCTAATCCAGGGTTTTTATTCATTGTTGTCAGTTGTGTCCACATATTGGATCACACTTAAATTTTTAAAAGATTCATCTTCCAATCAAGCTGTCAGTACAGCAACATTTGTGACTCTTGTTTTTTCCAACTTATTCTTAATTTTAGCAAATCGTTCCTTACATGAATCGATGTGGAGTCGGATGAGAATCAAAAATTCTATGATTTACTATGTATTTATTGGAACAGTCGGAGTTCTATTGCTTTCCATTTATCTGCCTGGTATGAATTCATTATTTCGATTTGTACCGTTAAATTTTCTCCAATTCATGGTAGCGATACTTGTTGCATTTATCGGAGTATTGTTTTATGATATGACAAAAGTTTCTGTTTCTAAGTGGCTCCGCAGAAACTAA
- a CDS encoding patatin-like phospholipase family protein produces the protein MIELIFPKKYSALCLKSAFFGFFAHTGFVRGLQEIGFKPAIVTGSSSGAMIGALYATGKDMVEFESLVLGLKKKDFWEGNSLTLLGRLLKKGWNQSSGVLTGQATRKILYPYLGNKKFSDLPIKLGIAVSNLSKNKRELITEGNVLDAVMASIAFPFLYEVQEFQGQEFLDGGIGDGEPIKELILDPSIDRIVIHQINNSRPISKNMMKRALDASVQIIETETEDLKTLLAKEKGKKLIRLETNTPYLSPNDFSKGKFALAEGRGTAYKHKPEILGEMELPIFGLFN, from the coding sequence ATGATAGAACTTATTTTTCCTAAAAAATATTCAGCTTTATGTTTGAAATCTGCATTCTTTGGTTTTTTTGCTCATACAGGTTTTGTGAGAGGTTTACAAGAGATCGGTTTTAAACCAGCCATCGTAACTGGTTCAAGTTCTGGTGCAATGATTGGAGCCTTATATGCAACTGGGAAAGATATGGTCGAATTTGAATCTTTGGTTTTAGGACTTAAAAAAAAGGATTTTTGGGAAGGTAATTCATTAACGTTACTTGGTCGCCTTTTGAAGAAAGGTTGGAACCAATCGAGTGGTGTATTAACAGGACAAGCAACTCGTAAGATTTTATATCCTTACCTTGGAAATAAAAAGTTTTCTGACTTACCAATCAAACTTGGAATTGCAGTTTCTAATTTATCTAAAAATAAACGTGAGTTAATCACAGAAGGAAATGTTTTGGATGCAGTGATGGCTTCCATCGCGTTTCCATTTTTATATGAAGTGCAGGAATTTCAGGGTCAAGAGTTTTTAGATGGTGGAATTGGTGATGGGGAACCAATCAAAGAATTAATATTAGATCCTAGCATCGATAGAATTGTAATTCACCAAATTAATAATAGCAGACCTATTAGCAAAAATATGATGAAGCGGGCGTTAGATGCATCGGTTCAAATCATTGAAACAGAAACAGAAGACTTAAAAACTTTGTTAGCAAAAGAAAAAGGTAAAAAATTAATTCGATTAGAAACCAATACACCTTATTTGTCTCCGAATGATTTTTCAAAGGGTAAATTTGCATTGGCAGAAGGGAGAGGAACTGCTTATAAACATAAACCCGAGATATTGGGTGAAATGGAATTACCAATTTTTGGACTCTTCAATTAA